In the Streptomyces sp. BHT-5-2 genome, one interval contains:
- the wrbA gene encoding NAD(P)H:quinone oxidoreductase, which produces MPLHDVNVAVIYYSSTGTIAELARLIADAAEHAGADVRLRRVAELAPQAAIDSNPAWAANVAATADILEATHDDMVWADAVLFGTPTRFGNVTSQLKQFIDTLGGLWQQGRLADKVYSGFTASQSAHGGQESTLLALYHTVHHFGGILVTPGYTDPAKFDDGNPYGTSHVGGPETPLDAAVRTAARIQAERVVQFTKAIKTGLAATG; this is translated from the coding sequence ATGCCCCTGCACGACGTCAACGTCGCCGTCATCTACTACTCGTCGACCGGCACCATCGCCGAACTGGCCCGGCTGATCGCGGACGCCGCCGAGCACGCCGGCGCCGACGTCCGGCTGCGCCGGGTCGCCGAGCTCGCCCCGCAGGCCGCCATCGACTCCAACCCGGCCTGGGCGGCCAACGTCGCCGCCACCGCCGACATCCTGGAGGCCACCCACGACGACATGGTCTGGGCGGACGCGGTGCTGTTCGGCACCCCCACCCGCTTCGGCAACGTCACGTCCCAGCTCAAGCAGTTCATCGACACCCTGGGCGGCCTGTGGCAGCAGGGCCGGCTGGCCGACAAGGTCTACAGCGGTTTCACCGCCTCCCAGTCCGCGCACGGCGGCCAGGAGTCCACTCTCCTGGCGCTCTACCACACCGTCCACCACTTCGGCGGCATCCTCGTCACCCCCGGCTACACGGACCCGGCGAAGTTCGACGACGGCAACCCCTACGGCACCTCGCACGTCGGCGGCCCGGAGACGCCGCTCGACGCCGCCGTCCGGACCGCCGCCCGCATCCAGGCGGAGCGGGTCGTGCAGTTCACCAAGGCGATCAAAACCGGTCTGGCCGCCACCGGTTGA
- the leuE gene encoding leucine efflux protein LeuE encodes MLGITDLSTYLVGLALIILLPGPNSLYVVSVAARRGRRVAYRAAAGVLCGDTVLMTLSAGGVASLLKASPVLFGIVKFAGAGYLTWLAVGMLRGAWSLWRGGRAALRDAAAEQAGGAADGAPAGAAPKKAPAERPFRRAFVVSLLNPKAILFFISFFVQFVDPAYAHPVLSFVALGAWAQLFSFSYLSLLIFSGTFLAATFRRRKRLTAGLSAGAGAAFLGFAAKLSLASAS; translated from the coding sequence ATGCTCGGAATAACGGATCTGTCCACCTACTTGGTGGGCCTCGCCCTGATCATCCTGCTGCCGGGGCCGAATTCGCTGTACGTCGTCTCGGTGGCCGCCCGCCGCGGCCGCCGGGTGGCATACCGGGCGGCGGCGGGTGTGCTGTGCGGCGACACGGTGCTGATGACGCTGTCGGCGGGCGGTGTGGCCTCGTTGCTGAAGGCCAGCCCGGTGCTGTTCGGGATCGTGAAGTTCGCCGGCGCGGGCTATCTGACGTGGCTGGCCGTCGGGATGCTGCGCGGCGCCTGGTCCCTGTGGCGCGGCGGACGGGCGGCGCTGCGGGACGCGGCGGCCGAGCAGGCCGGCGGGGCGGCGGACGGGGCCCCGGCCGGCGCGGCCCCGAAGAAGGCGCCCGCCGAGCGGCCGTTCCGCCGGGCGTTCGTGGTGAGTCTGCTCAACCCGAAGGCGATCCTGTTCTTCATCTCGTTCTTCGTGCAGTTCGTGGACCCCGCCTATGCGCACCCGGTGCTGTCGTTCGTGGCGCTCGGCGCCTGGGCGCAGCTGTTCAGCTTCAGCTATCTGTCGCTGCTGATCTTCAGCGGGACGTTCCTGGCGGCGACCTTCCGGCGCCGCAAGCGGCTGACGGCCGGCCTGTCCGCGGGCGCCGGCGCCGCCTTCCTCGGTTTCGCCGCGAAGCTGTCGCTGGCCAGCGCGAGCTGA
- a CDS encoding MerR family transcriptional regulator, with translation MSYSVGQVAGFAGVTVRTLHHYDEIGLLVPGERSHAGHRRYGDADLDRLQRILFYRELGFPLDEVADLLDDPDADPQAHLRRQHDLLTARIGRLQHMAAAVERAMEARRMNVRLTPEEKFEVFGDFDPDRYAEEVEQRWGGTDPYKESQRRTAAYTKEDWKRLTAEFDAIHRKMADLLAQGVPADSEAAMDVAEEHRRFIGGAYYDCTYEIHTGLGEMYVADERFTATYEAIRPGLAVYMRDAMLANAVRHL, from the coding sequence GTGAGCTATTCGGTAGGGCAGGTGGCCGGTTTCGCCGGAGTGACGGTGCGGACCCTGCACCACTACGACGAGATCGGGCTGCTGGTGCCCGGCGAGCGCAGCCACGCGGGACACCGCCGCTACGGCGACGCCGACCTGGACCGGCTCCAGCGGATCCTGTTCTACCGGGAGCTCGGCTTTCCGCTCGACGAGGTGGCGGACCTCCTGGACGACCCGGACGCGGACCCGCAGGCGCATCTGCGGCGCCAGCACGACCTGCTGACCGCGCGGATCGGGAGACTCCAGCACATGGCCGCCGCCGTCGAACGCGCAATGGAGGCACGCAGGATGAACGTAAGGCTCACCCCGGAGGAGAAGTTCGAGGTCTTCGGCGACTTCGACCCCGACCGGTACGCGGAGGAGGTCGAACAGCGCTGGGGCGGCACCGACCCCTACAAGGAGTCGCAGCGCCGGACCGCCGCGTACACCAAGGAGGACTGGAAGCGGCTGACGGCGGAGTTCGACGCCATCCACCGCAAGATGGCGGACCTGCTCGCGCAGGGGGTGCCGGCGGACTCCGAGGCGGCCATGGACGTCGCCGAGGAGCACCGGCGCTTCATCGGCGGGGCGTACTACGACTGCACCTACGAGATTCACACCGGACTCGGCGAGATGTACGTCGCGGACGAGCGGTTCACCGCCACGTACGAGGCGATCCGGCCCGGGCTCGCGGTGTACATGCGGGACGCGATGCTGGCCAACGCGGTGCGGCACCTGTGA
- a CDS encoding YbjQ family protein: MGIEEYGGGQHAQSDVLVVTTNDVPGFHVKQVIGEVFGLTVRSRHLGSQIGAGLKSMIGGELRGLTKTLVQTRNQAMERLVEQARSRGANAVLMFRFDVTEAADVGTEVCAYGTAVVLEPQG; the protein is encoded by the coding sequence ATGGGCATCGAGGAGTACGGCGGCGGACAGCACGCGCAGTCCGACGTCCTGGTCGTGACGACCAACGACGTACCGGGGTTTCACGTGAAACAGGTGATCGGCGAGGTCTTCGGCCTCACCGTGCGCTCCCGGCACCTCGGCAGCCAGATCGGCGCGGGCCTGAAGTCGATGATCGGCGGTGAGCTGCGCGGGCTGACCAAGACCCTCGTCCAGACCCGCAACCAGGCCATGGAACGCCTGGTGGAACAGGCCCGCTCCCGCGGTGCCAACGCCGTGCTGATGTTCCGCTTCGACGTCACCGAGGCCGCCGACGTCGGCACCGAGGTCTGCGCCTACGGCACGGCCGTGGTGCTGGAGCCCCAGGGCTGA
- a CDS encoding DedA family protein, with product MNTLALGPQWLNSDYLITNFGLIGVLLIVFAESGLLIGFFLPGDSLLFTTGLMVTTDKIDKPLWLVCTLVVLAAVLGDQAGYLFGRKVGPALFSRPDSRLFKQENVEKAHDFFQKHGPKSLILARFVPIVRTFTPIIAGVSRMPYRSFIIFNIIGGALWGAGVTLLGAALGNVEFVHKNIELILVAIVLISVVPVAIEFLRARRKAKREPAPAPATAARAQGRGRHAKR from the coding sequence GTGAATACTCTCGCGCTCGGTCCCCAGTGGCTGAACTCGGACTACTTGATCACGAATTTCGGCCTGATCGGCGTCCTGCTCATCGTCTTCGCGGAGTCCGGGCTGCTGATCGGCTTCTTCCTGCCCGGGGACTCGCTGCTGTTCACCACCGGCCTGATGGTGACCACGGACAAGATCGACAAGCCGCTGTGGCTGGTGTGCACGCTGGTGGTGCTGGCGGCGGTGCTGGGCGACCAGGCCGGCTACCTCTTCGGCCGCAAGGTCGGCCCGGCGCTCTTCAGCCGCCCCGACTCACGGCTCTTCAAGCAGGAGAACGTCGAGAAGGCACACGACTTCTTCCAGAAGCACGGCCCGAAGTCGCTGATCCTGGCCCGTTTCGTGCCCATCGTGCGCACCTTCACGCCGATCATCGCGGGCGTGAGCCGGATGCCGTACCGCTCCTTCATCATCTTCAACATCATCGGTGGCGCGCTGTGGGGCGCCGGCGTGACGCTACTGGGCGCGGCGCTGGGCAACGTCGAGTTCGTCCACAAGAACATCGAGCTGATCCTCGTCGCGATCGTGCTGATCTCCGTGGTGCCGGTTGCCATCGAATTCCTCCGTGCCCGGAGGAAGGCGAAGCGGGAGCCGGCGCCGGCTCCGGCGACGGCGGCCCGCGCGCAGGGGCGGGGCCGCCACGCCAAGCGTTGA
- a CDS encoding threonine/serine exporter ThrE family protein, with the protein MSSEPSRGSGNGLPEERKPSDEARSAFTPPLGVPLPPPPEEEHPTSEFALPDGLLAEAPAEPEGSAFAPPGSTTGQTPLPTFTPPHGIPVLSLTKEAPWQDRMRTMLRMPIHERPVPERAERGEEEGVGPAVPRVLDLTLRIGEILLAGGEGAEDVEAAMFGVAHAYGLERVEPTVTFTLLSISYQPSLVDDPVTASRTVRRRGVDYNRLSAVFGLVDEITSEGISLEEAYRGLAEIRRNRHPYPSWALTVASGLLSGAASMLVGGGTLVFIAAALGSMLGDRIAWLASARGLPEFYQFVVAAMPPAAIGVVFALAHSNVQSSAVITGGLFALIPGRALVASVQDGLTGYYITAAARLLEVGYLIVGIVVGVLSVLYIGLQADPGLQRLNPEQALRLYNEPVVQTIASMLLALAFCVLLQQERHTVAFATMNGGVAWVVYGALTATAGFNAVPSTAIAAGLVGLFGQLLSRYRYASALPYVTAAIGPLLPGSATYFGLLNFAQGNLLEGFSSLIKAASLALAIAVGVNLGGEVARLFLRAPGLTEAGAGRRAAKRTRGF; encoded by the coding sequence GTGTCGTCGGAACCATCCCGCGGAAGCGGAAACGGTCTCCCCGAGGAACGCAAACCGTCGGACGAGGCGCGCAGCGCCTTCACGCCCCCACTGGGCGTACCTTTGCCCCCGCCTCCCGAGGAGGAGCACCCCACCTCCGAGTTCGCGCTGCCGGACGGGCTGCTGGCGGAGGCACCGGCGGAGCCCGAGGGGTCGGCGTTCGCCCCGCCGGGGAGCACCACCGGCCAGACCCCGCTGCCGACGTTCACCCCGCCGCACGGGATACCCGTGCTCAGCCTGACCAAGGAAGCGCCGTGGCAGGACCGGATGCGCACCATGCTGCGGATGCCGATCCACGAGCGGCCGGTGCCCGAACGCGCGGAGCGCGGCGAGGAGGAGGGCGTCGGCCCCGCCGTGCCCCGCGTCCTGGACCTGACGCTGCGTATCGGCGAGATCCTGCTGGCCGGCGGTGAGGGCGCCGAGGACGTCGAGGCGGCGATGTTCGGCGTCGCGCACGCCTACGGGCTGGAGCGGGTCGAACCGACCGTCACCTTCACCCTGCTGTCGATCTCGTACCAGCCGTCACTGGTGGACGACCCGGTCACCGCCAGCCGGACGGTCCGGCGGCGCGGCGTGGACTACAACCGGCTGTCGGCGGTCTTCGGGCTGGTGGACGAGATCACGTCGGAGGGGATCAGCCTCGAGGAGGCGTACCGCGGGCTGGCGGAGATCCGCCGCAACCGGCACCCCTACCCGAGCTGGGCGCTGACGGTGGCCTCCGGGCTGCTCTCCGGCGCGGCGAGCATGCTCGTCGGCGGCGGGACGCTGGTGTTCATCGCGGCGGCCCTCGGCTCGATGCTGGGCGACCGGATCGCCTGGCTGGCGTCGGCGCGCGGGCTGCCGGAGTTCTACCAGTTCGTGGTCGCGGCGATGCCGCCCGCCGCGATAGGGGTCGTCTTCGCCCTGGCGCACTCCAACGTGCAGTCCTCCGCGGTGATCACCGGTGGGCTGTTCGCCCTGATCCCGGGACGGGCGCTGGTCGCCTCCGTGCAGGACGGGCTGACCGGCTACTACATCACCGCCGCCGCACGTCTGCTGGAGGTCGGCTATCTCATCGTCGGCATCGTCGTCGGCGTGCTGTCCGTGCTCTACATCGGACTCCAGGCCGACCCCGGCCTCCAACGGCTCAACCCCGAGCAGGCGCTGCGGCTCTACAACGAGCCGGTGGTGCAGACCATCGCGTCGATGCTGTTGGCGCTGGCGTTCTGCGTCCTGCTCCAACAGGAGCGCCACACCGTCGCGTTCGCGACCATGAACGGCGGGGTCGCGTGGGTGGTGTACGGGGCGCTGACCGCCACCGCCGGGTTCAACGCGGTGCCCTCCACGGCCATCGCCGCCGGCCTCGTCGGCCTCTTCGGCCAGCTGCTCTCCCGGTACCGCTACGCCTCCGCGCTGCCCTACGTGACCGCGGCCATCGGCCCGCTGCTCCCCGGTAGTGCGACCTACTTCGGGCTGCTCAACTTCGCCCAGGGGAACCTGCTGGAGGGCTTCTCGTCGCTGATCAAGGCCGCCTCGCTGGCGCTCGCGATCGCGGTCGGGGTCAACCTCGGAGGCGAGGTGGCGCGGCTCTTCCTGCGGGCGCCAGGGCTCACCGAGGCCGGCGCGGGGCGCCGCGCGGCCAAGCGGACCCGCGGCTTCTGA
- a CDS encoding inorganic diphosphatase → MEFDVTIEIPKGSRNKYEVDHETGRIRLDRRLFTSTSYPADYGFVENTLGEDGDPLDALVILDEPTFPGCLITCRAIGMFRMTDEAGGDDKLLCVPASDPRVEHLRDIHHVSEFDRLEIQHFFEVYKDLEPGKSVEGADWVGRADAEAEIERSYKRYEAQGGH, encoded by the coding sequence GTGGAGTTCGACGTCACCATCGAGATCCCGAAGGGTTCGCGGAACAAGTACGAGGTGGACCACGAGACCGGTCGGATCCGCCTGGACCGTCGACTCTTCACCTCGACCAGCTACCCGGCCGACTACGGCTTCGTCGAGAACACCCTCGGCGAGGACGGCGACCCGCTGGACGCGCTGGTCATCCTGGACGAGCCGACCTTCCCCGGTTGCCTGATCACGTGCCGCGCCATCGGCATGTTCCGGATGACCGACGAGGCCGGCGGCGACGACAAGCTGCTGTGCGTCCCCGCCTCCGACCCGCGTGTGGAGCACCTCCGCGACATCCACCACGTCTCGGAGTTCGACCGCCTGGAGATCCAGCACTTCTTCGAGGTCTACAAGGACCTGGAGCCGGGCAAGTCCGTCGAGGGCGCCGACTGGGTCGGCCGCGCCGACGCCGAGGCCGAGATCGAGCGCTCCTACAAGCGCTACGAGGCGCAGGGCGGGCACTGA
- the dacB gene encoding D-alanyl-D-alanine carboxypeptidase/D-alanyl-D-alanine-endopeptidase, protein MWQVRWQSAQRSARVAARRAGRSARTAARAARRTAHTASGAARQAWRAAPRQTRQTWQLTAVSAATGLAVAVAVVTAAGPWDSGQRTAERAAAVPAPATGGEHHDDGRAPGPAPSAPAVLTALGGPVRGAVGRGGAAPAPTDAGLADALAPLLADPALGPLRTASVVDVAAGRQVFGEKPDQVATPASTVKLATAVAALSRLGADHRIDTRVVLAGKDRIVLVGGGDPTLTAHAAAPGPGDQPASLRALADATAHALRQRKLTTVGLGYDASAFTGPVEHPIGPNENIAPVSALMADEGRLDDSDHGTAPRSTDPAGDAARTFAGLLKERGITVTGDPEEARAPENPERIAVVHSLPLSALVERMLTYSDNDIAEALARQTALAAHQPASFEGAAKAVRDALAAQHLPLAGAVFEDGSGLDRDDKVSANLLSRLLLAAAAPGKPELRPVVTGLPVAAFTGTLSGRYVGDTAGAGTVRAKTGTLTGVNTLAGTVVDADGRLLAFTFMTTGTTDAQAAQKALDRMASTVANCGCR, encoded by the coding sequence ATGTGGCAGGTCAGATGGCAGTCGGCGCAGCGTTCCGCGCGGGTGGCGGCACGCCGGGCCGGGCGTTCCGCACGCACCGCGGCACGGGCCGCACGGCGCACTGCGCACACGGCATCGGGTGCCGCACGGCAGGCGTGGCGGGCCGCACCTCGGCAGACGCGGCAGACCTGGCAGCTGACAGCGGTGTCCGCCGCCACGGGTCTGGCGGTCGCGGTCGCCGTGGTGACGGCGGCCGGGCCGTGGGACTCCGGTCAGCGTACGGCCGAGCGGGCGGCGGCGGTCCCCGCTCCGGCGACAGGTGGCGAGCATCACGACGACGGCCGGGCGCCCGGTCCGGCGCCCAGCGCGCCGGCGGTGCTGACCGCGCTCGGCGGGCCTGTACGTGGCGCGGTGGGCCGCGGCGGGGCCGCGCCCGCGCCCACCGACGCCGGACTGGCCGACGCGCTCGCCCCGCTCCTGGCCGACCCGGCGCTGGGGCCGCTGCGGACCGCGTCCGTCGTGGACGTCGCGGCGGGCCGGCAGGTCTTCGGCGAGAAGCCGGACCAGGTGGCCACCCCCGCCTCCACCGTCAAGCTCGCCACCGCCGTGGCCGCGCTCTCCCGGCTCGGCGCCGACCACCGCATCGACACCCGGGTGGTGCTGGCCGGCAAGGACCGGATCGTCCTGGTCGGCGGCGGCGACCCGACCCTGACCGCCCACGCTGCCGCCCCGGGGCCCGGCGACCAGCCGGCGAGCCTGCGCGCCCTCGCCGACGCCACCGCCCACGCCCTCCGGCAGCGCAAGCTCACCACCGTCGGCCTCGGTTACGACGCCTCGGCCTTCACCGGCCCCGTCGAGCACCCCATCGGTCCCAACGAGAACATCGCCCCGGTCAGCGCCCTGATGGCCGACGAGGGCCGCCTCGACGACAGCGACCACGGCACCGCGCCGCGCTCCACCGACCCCGCGGGCGACGCCGCCCGCACCTTCGCGGGCCTCCTGAAGGAACGCGGTATCACCGTCACCGGAGACCCCGAAGAGGCCCGCGCCCCCGAGAACCCGGAGCGGATCGCCGTCGTCCACTCCCTGCCGCTCTCCGCCCTCGTCGAGCGGATGCTGACCTACAGCGACAACGACATCGCCGAGGCGCTGGCCCGCCAGACCGCCCTCGCCGCCCACCAGCCCGCCAGCTTCGAGGGCGCCGCCAAGGCCGTGCGGGACGCGCTGGCCGCCCAGCACCTCCCGCTGGCCGGCGCCGTCTTCGAGGACGGCAGCGGCCTGGACCGGGACGACAAGGTCTCCGCGAACCTCCTCTCCCGCCTCCTGCTGGCGGCCGCCGCACCCGGCAAGCCGGAACTCCGCCCGGTCGTCACCGGCCTCCCGGTCGCCGCCTTCACCGGCACCCTCAGCGGCCGCTACGTGGGCGACACCGCCGGCGCCGGCACCGTCCGCGCCAAGACCGGCACCCTCACCGGCGTCAACACCCTCGCCGGCACCGTCGTCGACGCCGACGGCCGCCTCCTGGCCTTCACCTTCATGACCACCGGCACCACCGACGCCCAGGCCGCCCAGAAGGCCCTGGACCGCATGGCCTCCACGGTCGCCAACTGCGGCTGCCGCTAA
- a CDS encoding zinc-dependent metalloprotease has translation MTSIGGVEMVDWNLAVATATRFVRPGPEVSRDEARAIVAELRRHAKSSEEHVRAFTRMAQPGVPGEAGGAVPHDTPVLVVDRPGWIRANVAGFRAVLKPLLAKMEDRRSATPGGAVLGAVGGKVTGVELGMLLSFLASRVLGQYETFAPASRDLPAGSQGGRLLLVAPNIVHVERELDVAPHDFRLWVCLHEETHRTQFSAVPWLRDHIEGEVQSFLAETDIDPGTLLERLREAAQSLAGAKPEGEEGEESRSLVDLVQTPAQREILGRLTAVMSLLEGHADFVMDGVGPEVVPSVAEIREKFQKRRASGAGRLDQALRKLLGLDAKLRQYRDGERFVRSVVEEVGMDGFNRVWTSPNTLPTKQEIAKPADWVARVHRKADGAP, from the coding sequence ATGACGAGCATCGGTGGTGTCGAGATGGTCGACTGGAATCTCGCGGTCGCGACCGCGACCCGGTTCGTACGGCCCGGTCCGGAGGTGAGCCGGGACGAGGCGCGGGCGATCGTCGCCGAGCTGCGCCGGCACGCCAAGTCCTCCGAGGAGCACGTCCGGGCGTTCACCCGGATGGCGCAGCCCGGCGTGCCGGGTGAGGCGGGCGGGGCGGTACCGCACGACACGCCGGTCCTGGTGGTGGACCGGCCCGGCTGGATCCGGGCCAACGTCGCCGGGTTCCGGGCGGTGCTGAAGCCGTTGCTCGCCAAGATGGAGGACCGGCGGTCGGCGACCCCGGGCGGCGCGGTGCTGGGTGCGGTCGGCGGCAAGGTGACCGGCGTGGAGCTGGGCATGCTGCTGTCGTTCCTGGCCTCGCGGGTGCTGGGCCAGTACGAGACGTTCGCCCCGGCCTCGCGGGACCTGCCGGCCGGGTCGCAGGGCGGCCGGCTGCTGCTGGTGGCGCCGAACATCGTCCACGTGGAGCGCGAACTCGACGTGGCGCCGCACGACTTCCGGCTGTGGGTGTGCCTGCACGAGGAGACCCACCGGACCCAGTTCAGCGCCGTGCCCTGGCTGCGGGACCACATCGAGGGAGAGGTCCAGTCCTTCCTCGCGGAGACCGACATCGACCCGGGGACGCTGCTGGAGCGGCTGCGGGAGGCCGCGCAGTCGCTGGCCGGCGCCAAGCCGGAGGGCGAGGAGGGCGAGGAGAGCCGGTCGCTGGTGGACCTGGTGCAGACGCCCGCGCAGCGGGAGATCCTCGGGCGGCTCACCGCGGTGATGTCGCTGCTGGAGGGGCACGCCGACTTCGTCATGGACGGGGTGGGGCCCGAGGTCGTGCCCTCGGTGGCGGAGATCCGGGAGAAGTTCCAGAAGCGGCGGGCCAGCGGCGCGGGCCGGCTGGACCAGGCGCTGCGGAAGCTGCTGGGGCTGGACGCCAAGCTGCGGCAGTACCGTGACGGTGAGCGGTTCGTGCGGTCCGTCGTCGAGGAGGTCGGCATGGACGGCTTCAACCGCGTCTGGACGTCGCCGAACACGCTCCCGACCAAGCAGGAGATCGCCAAACCGGCGGACTGGGTCGCGCGGGTGCACCGGAAGGCGGACGGGGCACCATAA
- the tilS gene encoding tRNA lysidine(34) synthetase TilS produces MGPHPAVAAIRLAVRRVLHDVLTHHCAQDRPEAPLVLVACSGGADSMALASALAFEAPKLGVRAGGVTIDHGLQEGSDLRAAEVALRLRALKLDPVEVVGVEVGRTGGPEAAARDARYAALDATADRHGASAVLLGHTRDDQAETVLLGLARGSGIRSLSGMAAATGTNGRYRRPFLDLDRQTARTACLIQALPVWDDPHNTDPAYTRSRLRHEGLPALEKCLGKGVVEALARTAQLSRDDADALDAWAAEAETAIVDEAGTLDVAGLFALPPAVRRRVLRRAVIAAGSPAGSLFARHIEEVDRLITAWRGQGAINLPGRVGVRRQGGRLVIRQG; encoded by the coding sequence ATGGGTCCCCATCCAGCGGTCGCCGCGATACGCCTGGCGGTCCGCCGCGTACTCCACGACGTGCTCACCCACCACTGCGCGCAGGACCGGCCCGAGGCACCCCTCGTGCTCGTCGCCTGCTCCGGCGGCGCCGACTCGATGGCGCTCGCCTCCGCCCTCGCCTTCGAAGCCCCCAAACTGGGCGTCCGTGCCGGGGGCGTGACCATCGACCACGGCCTGCAGGAGGGTTCCGACCTCCGCGCCGCCGAGGTGGCCCTGCGGCTGCGGGCCCTCAAGCTCGATCCCGTCGAGGTCGTCGGAGTCGAGGTGGGCCGGACCGGCGGCCCCGAGGCGGCCGCCCGGGACGCCCGCTACGCCGCTCTGGACGCCACCGCCGACCGCCACGGCGCCAGCGCGGTCCTCCTCGGCCACACCCGCGACGACCAGGCGGAGACCGTCCTCCTGGGGCTGGCCCGCGGCTCCGGGATCCGCTCGCTCTCCGGCATGGCCGCGGCCACCGGGACCAACGGCCGCTACCGCCGCCCCTTCCTGGACCTGGACCGGCAGACCGCCCGTACGGCATGCCTGATCCAGGCGCTGCCCGTCTGGGACGACCCGCACAACACCGACCCCGCCTACACCCGCTCACGGCTGCGGCACGAGGGGCTGCCGGCTCTGGAGAAGTGCCTGGGCAAGGGCGTCGTCGAGGCTTTGGCCCGGACCGCCCAACTCTCCCGCGACGACGCCGACGCACTGGACGCCTGGGCCGCCGAGGCCGAGACGGCGATCGTCGACGAGGCCGGCACGCTGGACGTCGCCGGGCTCTTCGCGCTGCCGCCCGCGGTGCGCCGCCGGGTGCTGCGCCGGGCCGTCATCGCGGCCGGTTCGCCGGCCGGTTCGCTCTTCGCCCGCCACATCGAGGAAGTGGACCGGCTGATCACCGCCTGGAGGGGCCAGGGGGCCATCAACCTCCCCGGGCGCGTGGGTGTGCGACGGCAGGGTGGCAGACTGGTCATTCGGCAGGGCTGA
- the hpt gene encoding hypoxanthine phosphoribosyltransferase has translation MGADLQSVLITKEEIDAKLAELAAKIDAEYAGKDLLIVGVLKGAVMVMADLARALSSPVTMDWMAVSSYGAGTQSSGVVRILKDLDTDIKGKHVLIVEDIIDSGLTLSWLLSNLGSREPASLEVCTLLRKPDAAKVAIDVKWIGFDIPNEFVVGYGLDFAEKYRNLPFVGTLSPHVYGG, from the coding sequence ATGGGCGCCGACCTTCAGTCGGTGCTCATCACCAAGGAAGAGATCGACGCGAAGCTGGCCGAGCTGGCTGCGAAGATCGACGCGGAGTACGCGGGCAAGGACCTGCTCATCGTCGGTGTCCTCAAGGGCGCGGTGATGGTGATGGCGGACCTGGCGCGTGCCCTGTCCTCCCCCGTCACGATGGACTGGATGGCCGTGTCCTCCTACGGCGCGGGCACCCAGTCCTCCGGTGTGGTCCGGATCCTCAAGGACCTGGACACCGACATCAAGGGCAAGCACGTCCTGATCGTCGAGGACATCATCGACTCGGGTCTGACGCTGTCGTGGCTGCTGTCGAACCTCGGTTCGCGCGAGCCCGCCTCGCTGGAGGTGTGCACGCTGCTGCGCAAGCCGGACGCGGCCAAGGTCGCCATCGACGTGAAGTGGATCGGCTTCGACATTCCCAACGAGTTCGTCGTGGGGTATGGCCTGGACTTTGCGGAGAAGTACCGCAATCTGCCGTTCGTCGGTACCCTCTCGCCCCACGTCTACGGCGGCTGA